TGGGCCGGTCGGCTGCGGGACGCCGGACGGATCCCCGACGGATGGGGGATGGCCGGCGGGCTGCTGCTGACCGCGGCCGGGTTGGCTTTGGGCGCGCTCGTGCCGGGCGTCGTGGGGGTGGTGGTCGCGGCGGTGGCGATCGGCGCCGGGGTCGGGGTGGCGACGCCGATCGGGTTCGCGCACCTCGCTGGTTCCGCACCGAAGGAACGGCTCGGGCAGACGATGGGGGCGGCCGAGGTCGGTCGTGAACTGGGGGATGCCGGTGGTCCGCTGTTGGTCGGCGCGCTCGCGTCGGCGGCCACGCTGGGGGCGGGATTCGGCGGGCTGGCGGTAGTGCTGGCCGTGCTGGGCTTGGTGGTGGCTGGCTTCCGAAGGCGGTGATCGGGAGGTCAGCTGGTAGCGATAGCCGGATCGCTCGTCGAGGCCCGGCCGGTTTCCGCGTGGCCCGCGAAGCGCCGGACGTATTTCCCGTCGTGATCCGCCTTGACCGTGATGTCGTACCAGCCGTTGGCCACACCCCACTTCGGAACCGCGCGTGAGGTGCCTGGGGCGAGCGTGTAGTGGTACGACTCCGAAGGCGCGTACGCGTCCACGCCGGTGAAGGTGACCGTGCGGCTGGTCGGGTTCTTGAACGTCACCGTCACGTAGCCGTCGTAGTGCCGGGCGGTCACCTCCGGGCCCAAGCCGCCGACCGTTCCCTCCTGTTCGCGGAGCCAGCCGTTCGGGCCGAAAACTGAGTACTGGTACCAATCTCCCGCGCCGCTGGGCAACTGCCAGCTGTCGGTGACCGACTTGTGGCCTTCCACGGTGTACGGCCACGGACCGTCGGAACGCATCCGGGACGTCACGTGGAATCCGGCTCCGGCGTCGCCAAGGTTGGCGAAGGTGAAGTACATCCGGCCATCGCGGGCCTCGGTGTCCGCGGCCAGGTCGTACGGCAGCGGGCGCGCTTTGCGGGTGCCGGGTTCCTGTTTCGGGAGCGAACCGTTCGACGGGGGCACCGGGTGATAGGTCGGCGGGGTGCGGTGATCGGCGGGCGGCTGGTATCCGCCGGTGCCGGGCAGGGACGGGACACCGCTGTTGGCTCCGGTGAAATCGAACGCCGACGTGAGGTCCCCGCACACTGCGCGGCGCCACGGCGAAATGTTCGGGTTGTGCACGCCGAAGCGCTTTTCCACGAACTGGATCAGCGAGGTGTGGTCGAAAGTCTGCGAGCAGACCCAGCCGCCGGTGCTCCACGGCGAGATGGCCAGCAGCGGAACGCGCGGGCCGAGTCCGTAAGGCATTCCTTTGGCGTACGACGCGGCCGCGCCGCCTTCGTACCATTCGCCGGCGACGCTCGCCGTCGACTTTCCCCAGTTCGCGTCGCGCGGCGGATACGGCGGCACGACGTGGTCGAAGAAACCGTCGTTCTCGTCGTAAGTGATGAGCAGGACGGTTTTGCTCCACACGTCCGGATCGGCCGTCAGCGCGTCGAGGACGCCGGAGACATACCAGGCGCCGTAATTGGCCGGCCACGCCGGATGCTCGCAATACGCTTCCGGGGCCACGATCCAGGAAACCTGCGGCAGGCGGTTCGCCTTGACGTCCGCGGTGAGGTGGTCGAAGAAGCCCTCGCCCGCGGTGGCGTGCGTGCCGGTGCGGGCCTTGTCGTAGAGCGGCGTGCCCGGAGCCGATTTCTGGTACTGGGTCAGGTAAAGCAGCGAGTTGTCGCCGTAGTTGCCGATGTACGGGTCTTTCGTCCAGCCCCAGCCGTGGTCCTTGTCGAGGCCGTCGCCGACGTCCTGGTAGATCTTCCACGAAATCCCGGCCTTTTCCAGGATTTCCGGGAAACTGGTCCAGCCGTAGCCGGTTTCTTCGTTGCCCAGCACCGGTCCGTTGCCGGAGCCGTCGTTTCCGGTCCATCCGGTGTACAAGTAGTACCGGTTCGGATCGGTCGAGGAAAGCATCGAGCAGTGGTACGCGTCGCAGACGGTGAACGCGTCGGCGAGCGCGTAGTGGAACGGGATGTCCTTGCGGGTCAGATACGCCATCGTGGTGCGGGTTTTCGCCGGGATCCACTTGTCCCACCGGCCGGTGCTCCACGCGGTGTGCGTGCCGTTCCAGTCGTGGTTGAGATCCTCGATGAAGGTGAGGCCCAGGTTGTCCTCGGCGGGCCGGAACGGCAGCGTCACGGCGCCGCTGGAATCGGCCTGATGCCACACCGGTTTTCCGTTCGGCAGCGAAACCGGACGCGGGTCGCCGAAGCCGCGGACGCCGTTGAGGGTCCCGAAATAGTGGTCGAACGACCGGTTTTCCTGCATCAGCACGACAACGTGCTCGACGTCCGCGAGGGTGCCGGTGCGCACGGCGGCCGGCACCGAGGCTGCCCGCGCGATGCTCCCGGGCAGCGCAGTGCCGGCGGCGGTCGCCGCGGCGAGCTGCATGAATCTGCGACGGCTGACCGATGACATCGGTGTCTCCTCGACAAGTCGCGGACGCGTTCGGGAATTTCCCACCGGGAAAGCCGAACGAATCATCGACGGATCGCCGGTGCGCTGTCAACCGCCGACCGGGATGGCGCCCGTTTGTACTGCGTCACCGCCGGTTTGCTGCCTGTTTCACCGTCTTGATCACCGGGGCCGTTTCCACGTGGGTGACCGCGGGCAGCGCGGCGACGCTGGTGGTGAGGTAGCGGTACAGCTCTTGGTGACTGGCGCACACCACGGTCGCGTACAGGTTGGTGGGGCCGGTGGTCGCGGCGGCGTAGGCGACTTCGGGGTGCGCGGCGAGCGCGGTGCCGGTTTCTTCCAGTGCCGCCGGGGCGACCGAAAGCCACAGCAGGGTCCGGATTCCCTTGCCGTACAACCGCCAGTCGAGGTCGAGGTCGAAATACAGCACGCCCCGTTCGCGCAGCTCCGCCATGCGGCGGCGGACGGTGGTCGCGGACCAGCCGGTCGCGGCGGCGAGCTGTTCGAATCCGGCGCGGCCGTCGTCGGCGAGCGCGGCGAGGAGTGCGCGGTCGCCGTCGTCGAGCGTCGCCGGTCCGGGCCGGAGGGGGAGCGGCGGCGGGCGCAACCGGGTGACAGCGGCGTCGTCCAGCGTGCCGATTTTGGCGACCACGCTGTCGGAACCGCCGTAGAACGCGTGCAGCACCGAATGCGCGGTGACGCCTTCGACCCGGGGCGTGCGCGGGAGTTTGGCCAGCAGCAACGCTTCGCTGTCGGCCGAGTTTTCGATCCGGACTGTGCAGGTGATTTCGGTGCCGCCGGACGTCAGGCTCACCCAAGCGGTGTCCGGCCGTCGTGCGAGGGCTTCGGCGACCGCGCCCGTCGCGCTGGGGGCGCACCGGATGCGGAGGAACCATTGCACCGCACCGAAAGCTGCCTCGTTGACGCCGCCGATGACCCGGACCGCTCCGGTCGACCGGAGCCGGGCGTAGCGGCGGGCGACGGTGCGATCCGACACGCCGAGCGCGTCGGCGATCGCGCTGAACGGGGCACGGGGGTCGATCTGGAGGGCGTGCACGAGTTGGCGGTCGAGATCGTCGTAGTCGGAATCCACCTCCATGAGGGTACTCGTGTCGGAATCCGCCGTTCGCACGTCGCTTTCTGGCTCGCGGACTGCTGCCGGGCCGAGAGTCGGTTCCGAACGACCTACGAGAGGAGAGACCATGACTGCCGAGGTGCTGGTCGTCGGAGCCGGTCCGACCGGGATGACGATGGCGAACGAACTCCAGCTCGCCGGGGTGTCCTGCGTGCTGGCGGACCGGCTGCCGCGAGCCGGCGAGCTGTCCAAAGCAGGAGGATTGCAGTCCCGTACGCAGGAGGCGCTCGACCAGTGCGGCCTGCTCGAACCGTTGCTGGCCACCGGCGACTATCCGGTCACCACCGCGCATTTCGCGGGCAATCTGCTGCCGCTGGTCCGCGATCGGCACCGGTTCCCGTGGCGGTCGCTGCCGCAGGTGGCGCTGGAAGGGTTTCTGGAGAAACACCTTGCCGCGCAGGGTGTTCCCGTCCGGCGGAACCACGAACTGGTCGGGCTGGAGCAGGACGCGGAGGGCGTCACCGCGACTTTCGCCAACGGGGTCGTGGTCCGGGCCCAGTACCTGGTCGCGGCCGACGGCGGGCGCAGCACGGTACGAAAGCTGCTCGGCGCGGAGTTCGCCGGGCGTCCCGGGACCGCGACGACGGTGGCCGCCGACGTGCGGCTGAGCGCCGAGGTTCCGATGCACACGATCACCCCGGAGGGTTACCGCGCGCAGGTGTTCCCGCTGGGCGCCGACTCCGAAGGACGACCGCTGCGCCGTCTGACGTTCGGGGGACCCGGTTGGTCGCGGGAACGGGACGTGCCGGTCACCGAGGACGAAATCCGCGCCGGGCTGAAGACGGTGTTCGGCGACCGGGTGGAACTGGTCGAACTCCGGTACGCGCGGCGGATCACGAACGCGGCGCTGCAGGCCGTCCGGTACCGGCACGGCCGCGTTTTCCTCGCCGGCGACGCCGCGCACGTGCATCTTCCCCTTGGCGCGCAAGGCATGAACACCGGAATCCAGGACGCGCTGAACCTCGGCTGGAAGCTCGCCGCGGCGGTGCGCGGCACCGCGCCCGAGGGCCTGCTCGACAGCTACCACGCGGAACGGCATCCGGTCGGCGCGGCGGTGCTGCGCAATGTCCAAGCGCAGACGCTGCTTCTGGACGACGGTCCCGACGCGGCCGCGGCCCGGTCGTTGTTCGCGGATCTGGTGCGCTTGCCGGAAGTCCAGTACTTCCTGGACGACCTCCTGTCCGGCATGGGTTTCCGCTACGCCGTCCCGGGCAGCGAGGACCATCCGCTGGTGGGGCTTCCCGCCTCCGGCCTCGGTCCGGGACTGCGAGCCGGACGCGGTGTTCTCGTCGATCCCGAAAGGCAGTTGGGCGCTCTCGCGGCGCGGTGGGCGGACCGGGTCGACCGCGTCGAGACGGGAACCGAGCCGATGCTGGTCCGTCCGGACGGATATGTGGCGTGGGCCGGCGACCCGGACGGGGCGGAGCCAGCGATTCGCCGGTGGTTCGGCGCGCCGGTGGGCTAGCGTGGCCGTCGTGCAGACCTGGCTGACCGACACCCGGACCTCGTACGACACCGTCGCCGCCAGCTACGCCGACCGGTTGCGCGACTCGATCGCCCGAAGCCCTTCGCTGCGGATGACCCTGGGATTGTTCGCCTCGCTGGTGCGCGAAACGGGTCCGGTGGCCGACGTCGGCTGCGGCACCGGACACGTCACCGCGCACCTGAACGGCCTTGGCCTGCAAGCGTTCGGCCTTGACCTTTCGCCCGGCATGATCGAGGTGGCCCGGCGAGACCACCCGGCGGTGCGGTTCGCGGTCGGCTCGATGACCGCCCTTCCGCTGCCCGACGCTTCGGTGGCCGGTCTGCTGGCGTGGTGGTCCCTGATTCATGTCCCGGACGAGGAGGTGCCGACGGCGCTCGCGCAGTTTTACCGCGTGCTGCGGCCGGGAGCGCCGGTCGCGATCGGCTTCCACGTCGGTGCCGTCGCCCGGTTGAAGACGCAGGGCTACGGCGGGCATCCGATGCAGGTGCACGTTTATCGCCGCCGTCCCGCGCAAGTGTCGGAGTGGTTGCGCGAGGCCGGGTTCACCGTCGAGGCGGAATGGGTGGAGCAGCTGGACAGCGAGGTGCCGCAAGCGGTCGTTTACGCTCGCCGTCCAGCCTGAGGACTTCAGCCGAGGTCGAGCTTCGCCAGCCGCGGCAGCACGCCGTCGCGCCAGCCCGGGCCCATCCGCTCGCACGCGTCCGCCTGGCGTTTGTCGTCGAGGTCGAAGCCGGAGTGGTTCAGCAGGAGGCGGGTGCCCTGGCCCTCGGCGACCAGCGTCCAGGCGAGGGTCCAGTTGTCGTTGAAGGTGTAGACCAATTTCACCGGCGGCTCGGATTCGACGACACGGCACGGGATCGAGCCGAATCCGGGCATTTCCAGGTGGAACTCGTGGCCGACGTCCGGGCCGACGTCCGGGCCGACGTCGCCGGGCACCCACCACTTCGCGTGCAACTCGGGATCGGTGAGCGCGCGCCAGACCTTTTCCGGTGCGGCGGCGATGAACTGGTCGACCGAGATACTGCCGGTCCGGGCGTACGTCACGGGGTTTCCTCCTCGTTTTCCAGCAGGTCGGCCATGCTGCGCAGCCGGCCGCGCCAGAACCGTTCGAACGGGTGCAGCCATTCGCCGACCTGCTCCAGCGGTTCGCTTTCCAGGTGGTAGAAGCGTTGCCGCCCCACGGGTTCGTCGCGGACCAGCGCGGCGTCGCGCAGCACCTTGAGATGCTCGGCGACCGCCGGACGGCTCAGCTCGAACCGCGCCGCGAGGTCGCCCGCCGTGCACGGGCCGTCCGCGAGGATCTCCAGCAGCCGCCGCCGGACGGGATTGGCGAGGGCGAGGAAGACGTCGTCGGGCATGACGCTACGTTACGTCGGAAGTTCCCGACATGTCAACCGGCGGTGCTGGAGCGGATCAGGATGACCGTCAAGAGCTGACCGTCAGAACGGCGCTCCGCAACGCACGCACGGCTTCGTCTCGTGCGCCGGTCAGGGCGGGGGAGTCGGTGGCGTGCGGGGCGCGCAGGGGAACGTTGCGGGGGAGCCGCGCGAAACGGTCTGACACTGCGTCGAGCACGTCAGGACCCCACGGGCCGCCCAGCACGATGAGTTCGGGGTCGGACACGGTCACCAAAGCCAGGAGCACGCCGCAGATCGCGTCGGCGAGGGTGGCGCGGACGGTGTCGGAGGCGAGCGCGGTTCGCAGGGCGGCGACGTCGATCGTGGTCGAATCCGGTTGGCGGACACCGAGATCCGCGAAGACGTCGATGAAGGCCATCGCCCGGCCGTCCGGGCCGCGGGTGAGGACGTGCGCGATTT
The nucleotide sequence above comes from Amycolatopsis sp. AA4. Encoded proteins:
- a CDS encoding FAD-dependent monooxygenase: MTAEVLVVGAGPTGMTMANELQLAGVSCVLADRLPRAGELSKAGGLQSRTQEALDQCGLLEPLLATGDYPVTTAHFAGNLLPLVRDRHRFPWRSLPQVALEGFLEKHLAAQGVPVRRNHELVGLEQDAEGVTATFANGVVVRAQYLVAADGGRSTVRKLLGAEFAGRPGTATTVAADVRLSAEVPMHTITPEGYRAQVFPLGADSEGRPLRRLTFGGPGWSRERDVPVTEDEIRAGLKTVFGDRVELVELRYARRITNAALQAVRYRHGRVFLAGDAAHVHLPLGAQGMNTGIQDALNLGWKLAAAVRGTAPEGLLDSYHAERHPVGAAVLRNVQAQTLLLDDGPDAAAARSLFADLVRLPEVQYFLDDLLSGMGFRYAVPGSEDHPLVGLPASGLGPGLRAGRGVLVDPERQLGALAARWADRVDRVETGTEPMLVRPDGYVAWAGDPDGAEPAIRRWFGAPVG
- a CDS encoding class I SAM-dependent methyltransferase produces the protein MAVVQTWLTDTRTSYDTVAASYADRLRDSIARSPSLRMTLGLFASLVRETGPVADVGCGTGHVTAHLNGLGLQAFGLDLSPGMIEVARRDHPAVRFAVGSMTALPLPDASVAGLLAWWSLIHVPDEEVPTALAQFYRVLRPGAPVAIGFHVGAVARLKTQGYGGHPMQVHVYRRRPAQVSEWLREAGFTVEAEWVEQLDSEVPQAVVYARRPA
- a CDS encoding helix-turn-helix transcriptional regulator; translation: MPDDVFLALANPVRRRLLEILADGPCTAGDLAARFELSRPAVAEHLKVLRDAALVRDEPVGRQRFYHLESEPLEQVGEWLHPFERFWRGRLRSMADLLENEEETP
- a CDS encoding phosphocholine-specific phospholipase C codes for the protein MSSVSRRRFMQLAAATAAGTALPGSIARAASVPAAVRTGTLADVEHVVVLMQENRSFDHYFGTLNGVRGFGDPRPVSLPNGKPVWHQADSSGAVTLPFRPAEDNLGLTFIEDLNHDWNGTHTAWSTGRWDKWIPAKTRTTMAYLTRKDIPFHYALADAFTVCDAYHCSMLSSTDPNRYYLYTGWTGNDGSGNGPVLGNEETGYGWTSFPEILEKAGISWKIYQDVGDGLDKDHGWGWTKDPYIGNYGDNSLLYLTQYQKSAPGTPLYDKARTGTHATAGEGFFDHLTADVKANRLPQVSWIVAPEAYCEHPAWPANYGAWYVSGVLDALTADPDVWSKTVLLITYDENDGFFDHVVPPYPPRDANWGKSTASVAGEWYEGGAAASYAKGMPYGLGPRVPLLAISPWSTGGWVCSQTFDHTSLIQFVEKRFGVHNPNISPWRRAVCGDLTSAFDFTGANSGVPSLPGTGGYQPPADHRTPPTYHPVPPSNGSLPKQEPGTRKARPLPYDLAADTEARDGRMYFTFANLGDAGAGFHVTSRMRSDGPWPYTVEGHKSVTDSWQLPSGAGDWYQYSVFGPNGWLREQEGTVGGLGPEVTARHYDGYVTVTFKNPTSRTVTFTGVDAYAPSESYHYTLAPGTSRAVPKWGVANGWYDITVKADHDGKYVRRFAGHAETGRASTSDPAIATS
- a CDS encoding Lrp/AsnC family transcriptional regulator, encoding MDSDYDDLDRQLVHALQIDPRAPFSAIADALGVSDRTVARRYARLRSTGAVRVIGGVNEAAFGAVQWFLRIRCAPSATGAVAEALARRPDTAWVSLTSGGTEITCTVRIENSADSEALLLAKLPRTPRVEGVTAHSVLHAFYGGSDSVVAKIGTLDDAAVTRLRPPPLPLRPGPATLDDGDRALLAALADDGRAGFEQLAAATGWSATTVRRRMAELRERGVLYFDLDLDWRLYGKGIRTLLWLSVAPAALEETGTALAAHPEVAYAAATTGPTNLYATVVCASHQELYRYLTTSVAALPAVTHVETAPVIKTVKQAANRR
- a CDS encoding SRPBCC domain-containing protein, with product MTYARTGSISVDQFIAAAPEKVWRALTDPELHAKWWVPGDVGPDVGPDVGHEFHLEMPGFGSIPCRVVESEPPVKLVYTFNDNWTLAWTLVAEGQGTRLLLNHSGFDLDDKRQADACERMGPGWRDGVLPRLAKLDLG